In a single window of the Nocardioides sp. L-11A genome:
- a CDS encoding exodeoxyribonuclease VII small subunit — protein MTDETTSESPELSYEDARAELVEVVRQLEAGGTTLEESLTLWERGEALATTCQGWLDGARARLEAVLDEGDDD, from the coding sequence ATGACTGACGAGACGACCTCGGAGTCCCCCGAGCTGTCCTACGAGGACGCCCGCGCCGAGCTGGTCGAGGTGGTCCGTCAGCTCGAGGCCGGCGGCACCACGCTGGAGGAGTCGCTGACGCTCTGGGAGCGCGGCGAGGCGCTCGCCACCACCTGCCAGGGCTGGCTCGACGGCGCCCGGGCCCGGCTCGAGGCCGTGCTGGACGAGGGCGACGACGACTGA
- a CDS encoding type II toxin-antitoxin system PemK/MazF family toxin has translation MREICLARLDKTRPVVVLTREAARAAMTKVSVAPITSTAKGLSSEVPVGPANGLDQECVISLDNIVTIPSDLLGRTVGFLRDDQEPELARALVLTFDLDLPLLG, from the coding sequence GTGCGGGAGATCTGCCTCGCTCGTCTCGACAAGACGCGGCCCGTGGTGGTGCTGACGCGCGAAGCCGCGCGGGCGGCGATGACCAAGGTGAGCGTCGCGCCGATCACCTCGACCGCCAAGGGCCTGTCCAGCGAGGTCCCCGTCGGTCCGGCCAACGGCCTGGACCAAGAATGCGTCATCTCCTTGGACAACATCGTCACCATCCCCAGCGATCTCCTCGGCCGCACCGTCGGATTCCTGCGCGACGACCAGGAGCCCGAGCTCGCCCGAGCACTGGTCCTCACCTTCGACCTGGACCTGCCGCTGTTGGGGTGA
- the ugpC gene encoding sn-glycerol-3-phosphate ABC transporter ATP-binding protein UgpC: protein MAAITMKNIVKQYGDGFPAVNDVSIDVADGEFMILVGPSGCGKSTLLRMIVGLEDITSGDMVIGERRVNDLAPRERNLAMVFQNYALYPHLTVYENIAFPLRLAKKPDAEVDKLVREASATLELDEHLERKPGNLSGGQRQRVAMGRAIVRQADAFLFDEPLSNLDAKLRGQMRTEIARLQKRLGITTVYVTHDQTEAMTLGDRVAVLKRGVLQQLATPRELYENPGNLFVAGFIGSPPMNFLPATVEGNRVQLPFGSVEIPAENAERAAGRGLLIAGIRPEHFEDASLAAAEGRSGSTFSAKVDAVEWLGNETYAYIPFEAPDEVKKQLHQLEKDLDGEAMRTQLVVSLDGASRIAEGQDAEIWVDGRRIHLFDPGSGENLTVDHSRAGRIPGTEVSA, encoded by the coding sequence ATGGCTGCCATCACGATGAAGAACATCGTCAAGCAGTACGGCGACGGCTTCCCGGCCGTCAACGACGTCTCGATCGACGTCGCCGACGGGGAGTTCATGATCCTCGTCGGGCCCTCCGGCTGCGGCAAGTCCACGCTGCTGCGGATGATCGTCGGGCTGGAGGACATCACCTCGGGCGACATGGTCATCGGCGAGCGCCGGGTCAACGACCTCGCGCCGCGCGAGCGCAACCTGGCCATGGTGTTCCAGAACTACGCGCTCTACCCGCACCTGACCGTCTACGAGAACATCGCCTTCCCGCTCCGGCTGGCCAAGAAGCCCGATGCCGAGGTCGACAAGCTGGTGCGGGAGGCCTCGGCCACCCTCGAGCTCGACGAGCACCTCGAGCGCAAGCCCGGCAACCTGTCCGGCGGCCAGCGGCAGCGCGTGGCCATGGGCCGGGCCATCGTGCGCCAGGCCGACGCCTTCCTCTTCGACGAGCCGCTGTCCAATCTCGACGCCAAGCTGCGCGGGCAGATGCGCACCGAGATCGCCCGGCTGCAGAAGCGCCTCGGCATCACCACCGTCTACGTCACCCACGACCAGACCGAGGCGATGACGCTCGGCGACCGGGTCGCCGTCCTCAAGCGGGGCGTGCTCCAGCAGCTCGCCACGCCGCGTGAGCTCTACGAGAACCCCGGCAACCTGTTCGTGGCGGGCTTCATCGGCTCGCCGCCGATGAACTTCCTGCCCGCGACCGTCGAGGGCAACCGCGTGCAGCTGCCGTTCGGCAGCGTCGAGATCCCGGCCGAGAATGCCGAACGGGCCGCGGGGCGCGGTCTGCTCATCGCCGGCATCCGGCCCGAGCACTTCGAGGACGCCTCGCTGGCGGCCGCCGAGGGGCGCAGCGGGTCGACCTTCTCCGCGAAGGTGGATGCCGTGGAGTGGCTGGGCAATGAGACCTACGCCTACATCCCGTTCGAGGCACCCGACGAGGTCAAGAAGCAGCTCCACCAGCTCGAGAAGGATCTCGACGGCGAGGCGATGCGCACCCAGCTCGTCGTCTCGCTCGACGGCGCCAGTCGGATCGCGGAGGGCCAGGACGCCGAGATCTGGGTCGACGGGCGTCGGATCCACCTGTTCGACCCGGGCTCGGGGGAGAACCTCACCGTCGACCACTCCCGCGCCGGCCGGATCCCAGGCACAGAGGTGAGCGCCTGA
- the modA gene encoding molybdate ABC transporter substrate-binding protein, with the protein MNPTKTWLRPRRALSATSAAILLALPLAACGDDSDSGAADGGGDGGTQTLTVFAAASLTKTFEELEKEFEDAHDGVDVKLSFGGSSDLVAQITEGAEADVFASADTANMDKLVAADLAAGDPSEFATNTLMIAVPPGNPAGITSLADLAEKDVNLVLCQPEVPCGSASLKVAEAAGLTLAPVSEEQSVTDVLAKVASGEADAGLVYVTDVSGAGDQVEGIEFPEADEVVNHYPIVAVEDSAHADLAQEWVDLVLGDGQAILREAGFGAPAE; encoded by the coding sequence ATGAACCCGACGAAGACCTGGCTCCGGCCCCGGCGAGCCCTGAGCGCGACCAGCGCCGCCATCCTGCTCGCGCTGCCGCTCGCCGCCTGCGGCGACGACAGCGACAGCGGCGCCGCCGACGGCGGCGGGGACGGCGGCACGCAGACGCTGACCGTCTTCGCCGCCGCCTCGCTCACGAAGACCTTCGAGGAGCTGGAGAAGGAGTTCGAGGACGCCCACGACGGCGTCGACGTGAAGCTGTCCTTCGGCGGCTCCTCGGACCTCGTCGCGCAGATCACCGAGGGCGCGGAGGCCGACGTGTTCGCGTCCGCCGACACCGCCAACATGGACAAGCTGGTGGCCGCCGACCTGGCCGCGGGCGACCCGTCGGAGTTCGCGACCAACACGCTGATGATCGCGGTCCCACCGGGCAACCCGGCGGGGATCACGAGCCTCGCCGACCTGGCTGAGAAGGACGTCAACCTGGTGCTGTGCCAGCCGGAGGTCCCGTGCGGCAGCGCCTCACTCAAGGTCGCCGAGGCGGCCGGGCTCACCCTGGCCCCGGTCAGCGAGGAGCAGTCGGTGACCGACGTACTCGCGAAGGTCGCGTCCGGCGAGGCCGACGCCGGCCTGGTCTACGTGACCGACGTGAGTGGGGCGGGCGACCAGGTCGAGGGCATCGAGTTCCCCGAGGCGGACGAGGTGGTCAACCACTACCCGATCGTCGCCGTCGAGGACTCGGCGCACGCCGACCTCGCCCAGGAGTGGGTCGACCTCGTCCTCGGCGACGGCCAGGCGATCCTCCGCGAGGCCGGGTTCGGCGCCCCCGCCGAGTGA
- a CDS encoding DUF4245 family protein, with product MSTQQAQPSGSPGRYQRSVVGLVTSLVVTVAAIVGMLYFMGAFRSDFEIEPEAIDYVETVRSAQQAGLTPIYPTSLPKGWIATGVDVTPGDDPVFMIRLLTDDGKFAAVRQEDASATALLSQWVDEDVEPADDYAVPSEVPAPVARDWEGYSDSGGDTAYVAEVGDETVLVFGSAPAKDLRALVDALVTAPVG from the coding sequence ATGAGCACGCAGCAGGCACAGCCGTCGGGCAGCCCGGGCCGCTACCAGCGGTCGGTGGTGGGGCTGGTGACCTCGCTCGTCGTCACCGTCGCCGCCATCGTCGGGATGCTCTACTTCATGGGCGCCTTCCGATCCGACTTCGAGATCGAGCCCGAGGCGATCGACTACGTCGAGACGGTCCGGTCGGCCCAGCAGGCCGGCCTGACCCCGATCTACCCGACCAGCCTCCCGAAGGGCTGGATCGCCACCGGCGTCGACGTCACGCCCGGTGACGACCCGGTGTTCATGATCCGGCTGCTGACCGACGACGGGAAGTTCGCCGCCGTGCGCCAGGAGGACGCCTCGGCCACCGCGCTGCTGTCCCAGTGGGTCGACGAGGACGTCGAGCCGGCCGACGACTACGCCGTCCCGTCCGAGGTGCCCGCGCCCGTTGCGCGGGACTGGGAGGGCTACTCCGACTCCGGCGGTGACACGGCGTACGTCGCGGAGGTCGGCGACGAGACCGTCCTGGTCTTCGGCTCCGCCCCGGCGAAGGACCTGCGGGCGCTGGTCGACGCGCTCGTCACCGCGCCCGTCGGCTGA
- a CDS encoding alpha/beta fold hydrolase: MSNTLAPWLLPDGYGRPALAALLREGSVVTEAGRLAARRGATRRARRRTPVAVRSVERLAEPVLLIPGFLAGDWTLTAMARDLRGRGLRTYRSQIHANVGCTLGSALALEARLEQIAERRDARVRIVGHSLGGMIARGLAARRPDLVAGIVTLGSPMRAPAAHHALLTRGVRVLNRLSEAGVPGLMSEDCVAGECAHLSFTESQEPLRADVAMTNVFSRRDGIVDWRACVDPAGLAVEVRASHIGMAVDPRVIDVVADALLVPDMRRTRHLGRDTA; encoded by the coding sequence GTGAGCAACACGTTGGCACCCTGGCTGCTGCCCGACGGCTACGGCCGCCCGGCCCTGGCCGCACTGCTGCGCGAGGGCAGCGTGGTGACCGAGGCCGGCCGGCTCGCGGCCCGTCGTGGTGCGACCCGGCGCGCCCGACGTCGTACCCCGGTCGCGGTGCGGTCGGTGGAGCGGCTCGCCGAACCCGTGCTGCTGATCCCCGGCTTCCTCGCCGGCGACTGGACGCTCACCGCGATGGCGCGCGACCTGCGCGGCCGCGGCCTGCGCACCTATCGCTCGCAGATCCATGCCAATGTCGGCTGCACCCTCGGCTCGGCGCTCGCCCTGGAGGCCCGGCTGGAGCAGATCGCCGAGCGGCGCGACGCCCGGGTCCGGATCGTCGGTCACAGCCTCGGCGGGATGATCGCCCGCGGCCTCGCGGCGCGCCGACCCGACCTGGTGGCGGGCATCGTCACGCTCGGCAGCCCGATGCGGGCGCCGGCCGCCCATCACGCCCTGCTGACCCGTGGCGTGCGGGTCCTCAACCGGCTCTCCGAGGCGGGCGTCCCGGGGCTGATGAGCGAGGACTGTGTCGCGGGGGAGTGCGCGCACCTGAGCTTCACCGAGTCGCAGGAGCCGCTGCGTGCCGATGTCGCGATGACCAATGTCTTCTCCCGTCGTGACGGCATCGTCGACTGGCGGGCGTGCGTCGATCCCGCCGGTCTCGCTGTCGAGGTGCGGGCCTCGCACATCGGGATGGCGGTCGACCCGCGGGTGATCGATGTGGTCGCCGACGCACTGCTGGTGCCGGACATGCGTCGTACCCGGCATCTGGGTCGCGATACTGCCTGA
- a CDS encoding helix-turn-helix domain-containing protein, with amino-acid sequence MTAYRVAEAAELLGVSTDTVRRWIEAGRVPSSTVDGRTVIPGPDLAALAATLVDEADRERTRAGDVSARNRMTGIVTRVLADRVMAQVEMVCGPYRVVSLMSAEAAAELGLEPGVRAIASVKSTTVVVERPVTRKS; translated from the coding sequence ATGACCGCCTATCGCGTCGCCGAGGCCGCCGAGCTGCTCGGCGTGTCGACCGACACCGTGCGCCGGTGGATCGAGGCCGGCCGGGTCCCCAGCAGCACCGTCGACGGCCGGACCGTGATCCCTGGGCCCGACCTCGCCGCGCTCGCCGCCACGCTCGTCGACGAGGCCGACCGCGAGCGGACCCGAGCCGGCGACGTCAGCGCCCGCAACCGGATGACCGGGATCGTCACCCGGGTCCTCGCCGACAGGGTGATGGCCCAGGTCGAGATGGTCTGCGGTCCGTACCGCGTGGTCTCCCTGATGAGTGCCGAGGCGGCGGCGGAGCTGGGCCTGGAGCCCGGCGTCCGCGCGATCGCTTCGGTCAAGTCCACCACGGTCGTCGTCGAGCGACCCGTCACGAGGAAGTCCTGA
- a CDS encoding ABC transporter ATP-binding protein, whose protein sequence is MSALVEVAVAERGVDVAFEVADGETVALLGPNGAGKSTTLGVLGGLLRPDAGRVLLDGEVLTSCGRTGPDRWVAPHARRTALLAQDPLLFPHLSVLENVAFGPRSTGAGRRAARAAAEHWLAEVGAGGLAERRPAQLSGGQAQRVAVARALAAEPRLLLLDEPMAALDVAVAPALRSLFRRVLADRTTVIVTHHVLDALLLADRVVVLDGGRVVEQGPTSDVLSRPRSAFAARFAGLNLVAGDATPDGVRRPDGLVLHGTSGAPVPREGAAAVAVFRPSAVAVHREPPGGSPRNALRVVVSELEPLGDLVRVRAGDLAADVTVASVAELGLAPGAEVTFVVKATEVDVYAR, encoded by the coding sequence GTGAGCGCGCTCGTCGAGGTGGCCGTGGCCGAGCGTGGGGTCGACGTCGCCTTCGAGGTCGCCGACGGCGAGACGGTCGCACTGCTGGGCCCCAACGGCGCCGGCAAGTCGACCACCCTCGGCGTGCTCGGCGGACTGCTGCGGCCCGACGCCGGACGGGTCCTGCTCGACGGCGAGGTGCTGACCAGCTGCGGGCGCACCGGTCCGGACCGCTGGGTCGCGCCGCACGCCCGGCGTACCGCTCTGCTGGCGCAGGACCCTCTCCTCTTCCCGCACCTCTCCGTCCTGGAGAACGTGGCGTTCGGCCCGCGCAGCACCGGCGCCGGACGACGCGCGGCCCGGGCCGCGGCCGAGCACTGGCTGGCCGAGGTCGGCGCCGGCGGGCTCGCCGAGCGCCGGCCCGCCCAGCTCTCCGGCGGCCAGGCCCAGCGGGTGGCGGTCGCCCGGGCCCTCGCCGCCGAGCCGCGGCTGCTGCTCCTCGACGAGCCGATGGCGGCTCTCGACGTGGCCGTGGCCCCCGCCCTGCGCTCCCTGTTCCGCCGGGTCCTGGCGGACCGGACGACCGTGATCGTCACCCATCACGTGCTCGACGCGCTGTTGCTGGCCGACCGCGTGGTCGTCCTCGACGGCGGCCGGGTGGTCGAGCAGGGACCCACGAGCGACGTGCTCTCCCGCCCGCGCAGTGCGTTCGCGGCACGGTTCGCGGGACTCAACCTGGTCGCGGGCGACGCCACCCCCGACGGCGTACGGCGCCCGGACGGTCTGGTCCTCCACGGTACGTCGGGAGCCCCTGTCCCGCGCGAGGGTGCGGCCGCGGTGGCGGTCTTCCGCCCGTCGGCCGTGGCCGTCCACCGCGAGCCGCCCGGGGGCAGCCCGCGCAACGCCCTGCGCGTCGTCGTCTCCGAGCTCGAGCCGCTCGGCGACCTGGTCCGGGTCCGGGCCGGCGACCTGGCCGCCGACGTGACCGTCGCCTCCGTCGCGGAGCTGGGCCTGGCACCGGGCGCCGAGGTCACCTTCGTGGTGAAGGCGACCGAGGTGGATGTCTACGCACGGTAG
- a CDS encoding alpha/beta hydrolase gives MTVSDELLAPVSPGVELCYQTFGDPAGEPLLLVMGLGGPMTWWPQELCLRLAEAGFHVVRYDNRDAGRSTRMSGRVTTGRLARAFVGAPGPAPYSISDLAGDAFGLLDHLGLGSAHVAGISMGGMVAQTMALAEPGRVRSLTSMMSTTGRRGVGWQSPALLPTLVTPRGPGRDAYIRRALVVWRIIGSPGFALDEAELRRRAGETWDRGIDEAGVLRQMMAVLTQPDRTRRLADLRLPTMVMHGLADKMVHVSGGRATAAAIHGAELVVIPGWGHDLPAALFPTFVRGIRRTADRARRGA, from the coding sequence ATGACCGTCTCGGACGAGCTGCTGGCACCGGTGTCTCCCGGGGTCGAGCTGTGCTACCAGACCTTCGGCGACCCCGCCGGCGAGCCGCTGCTGCTGGTGATGGGCCTCGGCGGCCCGATGACCTGGTGGCCGCAGGAGCTGTGCCTCCGGCTCGCGGAGGCCGGCTTCCACGTCGTGCGCTACGACAACCGCGACGCCGGGCGATCGACCCGGATGAGCGGCCGGGTGACCACGGGACGCCTGGCCCGCGCCTTCGTCGGCGCACCCGGCCCGGCGCCGTACTCCATCAGCGATCTCGCCGGCGACGCCTTCGGCCTGCTCGACCACCTCGGCCTCGGCTCCGCCCACGTTGCGGGCATCTCGATGGGCGGCATGGTCGCGCAGACGATGGCGCTCGCGGAGCCCGGTCGGGTGCGCAGCCTGACCAGCATGATGTCCACGACCGGCCGGCGAGGCGTCGGCTGGCAGAGTCCCGCGCTGCTCCCGACACTGGTCACGCCCCGCGGACCGGGCCGGGATGCCTACATCCGCCGGGCACTCGTGGTGTGGCGGATCATCGGCTCCCCCGGCTTCGCGCTGGACGAGGCGGAGCTGCGCCGCCGCGCCGGCGAGACCTGGGACCGCGGCATCGACGAGGCCGGCGTCCTGCGCCAGATGATGGCCGTGCTCACCCAGCCCGACCGCACCCGGCGGCTGGCCGATCTGCGGCTGCCGACCATGGTCATGCACGGGCTCGCCGACAAGATGGTCCATGTCTCCGGCGGGCGCGCCACCGCCGCGGCGATCCACGGGGCGGAGCTGGTCGTGATCCCCGGCTGGGGCCATGACCTGCCCGCCGCGCTGTTCCCGACCTTCGTCCGCGGCATCCGCCGCACCGCCGACCGCGCGCGTCGCGGCGCCTGA
- a CDS encoding ABC transporter permease has translation MTRTRHVGLPRWLFAPALLAGVFVVLPVASMTTRIAWGDFPGLVSSDAARSALVLSLKTSTASTLLCLLLGIPLATVLARSEARWLGVLRSLVLLPLVLPPVVGGIALLSTFGRQGLLGEHLETLGIRIAFSSIAVVLAQTFVSLPFLVVSLEGALRTAGERYDVVAASLGARPTTVLRRVTLPLVLPGLASGAVLAFARSLGEFGATITFAGSLEGTTRTLPLLIYNLRVTDADAAVAMSLVLVVVAVLVIGLVRPRGAL, from the coding sequence ATGACGCGCACCCGGCACGTCGGCCTGCCGCGCTGGCTCTTCGCCCCCGCGCTGCTGGCCGGGGTGTTCGTGGTGCTCCCGGTGGCCTCGATGACCACCCGGATCGCCTGGGGCGACTTCCCCGGTCTGGTCAGCTCGGACGCCGCCCGCTCCGCGCTGGTGCTGAGCCTGAAGACCTCCACCGCGAGCACCCTGCTGTGCCTGCTCCTCGGCATCCCGCTGGCCACCGTGCTGGCCCGCAGCGAGGCCCGCTGGCTCGGCGTCCTGCGCTCGCTCGTGCTGCTCCCTCTCGTGCTGCCCCCCGTGGTCGGCGGCATCGCACTGCTCTCGACCTTCGGCCGCCAGGGCCTGCTCGGGGAGCACCTCGAGACGCTCGGCATCCGGATCGCGTTCTCCTCGATCGCGGTCGTCCTCGCCCAGACCTTCGTGTCCCTGCCGTTCCTGGTCGTCAGCCTGGAAGGGGCGCTACGCACTGCCGGCGAGCGGTACGACGTCGTCGCGGCCTCCCTCGGCGCACGGCCCACCACCGTGCTGCGCCGGGTCACCCTGCCGCTCGTGCTGCCCGGCCTGGCCTCGGGCGCCGTGCTCGCGTTCGCCCGGTCGCTGGGCGAGTTCGGCGCGACGATCACCTTCGCCGGGAGCCTCGAGGGCACCACCCGGACCCTGCCCCTGCTGATCTACAACCTCCGGGTCACCGACGCGGACGCGGCGGTCGCCATGTCTCTCGTCCTGGTCGTGGTCGCGGTGCTCGTCATCGGCCTGGTCCGCCCGCGGGGCGCCCTGTGA
- the glpX gene encoding class II fructose-bisphosphatase has product MNEALIVEPPAPDRNLALELVRVTEAAAMAAGRWVGRGDKNGADGVAVQAMRVMISSVSMNGTVVIGEGEKDNAPMLYNGESVGDGTGPECDVAVDPIDGTTLTAKGMANAVAVLAVAPRGTMYDPSAVFYMEKLVTGPEAAEVVDIRYPVAENIHQVAKSKGSNPSDVTVVLLDRPRHATLVDEIRATGARIKFITDGDVAGAIMAARADTGIDLLMGIGGTPEGIIAACAMKAMGGTIQGRLWPTDDEERQRAIDAGHDLDPDHILTTDTLVTGDDCFFVATGITDGELVRGVRYRAGGAVTQSLVMRSRSGTIRTITSEHQLSKLRGFSSIDFD; this is encoded by the coding sequence ATGAACGAAGCCCTCATCGTGGAGCCGCCCGCCCCCGACCGCAACCTCGCCCTGGAGCTGGTGCGGGTCACCGAGGCGGCCGCGATGGCGGCCGGACGCTGGGTCGGCCGTGGGGACAAGAACGGCGCCGACGGCGTCGCGGTGCAGGCGATGCGCGTCATGATCTCCAGCGTCAGCATGAACGGCACCGTCGTCATCGGCGAGGGCGAGAAGGACAACGCCCCGATGCTCTACAACGGTGAGAGCGTCGGCGACGGGACCGGCCCCGAGTGCGACGTCGCGGTCGACCCGATCGACGGCACCACCCTGACCGCGAAGGGCATGGCCAATGCGGTCGCCGTCCTCGCCGTCGCTCCGCGCGGCACCATGTACGACCCCTCCGCGGTGTTCTACATGGAGAAGCTGGTCACCGGCCCCGAGGCCGCCGAGGTCGTCGACATCCGCTATCCCGTCGCCGAGAACATCCACCAGGTCGCCAAGTCCAAGGGCTCCAACCCGTCCGACGTGACCGTCGTCCTCCTCGACCGGCCGCGGCACGCCACCCTGGTCGACGAGATCCGCGCGACCGGCGCGCGGATCAAGTTCATCACCGACGGTGACGTGGCCGGCGCGATCATGGCCGCCCGCGCCGACACCGGCATCGACCTGCTGATGGGCATCGGCGGCACTCCCGAGGGCATCATCGCCGCCTGCGCGATGAAGGCCATGGGCGGCACCATCCAGGGCCGGCTGTGGCCGACCGACGACGAGGAGCGCCAGCGCGCCATCGACGCGGGCCACGACCTCGACCCCGACCACATCCTCACCACCGACACCCTGGTGACCGGTGACGACTGCTTCTTCGTGGCCACCGGCATCACCGACGGCGAGCTGGTCCGCGGCGTCCGCTATCGCGCGGGTGGCGCGGTCACCCAGTCGCTGGTGATGCGCTCGCGCAGCGGCACGATCCGCACCATCACCTCCGAGCACCAGCTCTCGAAGCTCCGCGGCTTCAGCAGCATCGACTTCGACTGA
- a CDS encoding DUF981 family protein, giving the protein MNSLAAQEGLKIDWANMPTYNTIMAVAVGAGLIGLVLLGRELLRAPDEVEPDGWALTFGVLGTVLTTTGLHMTLTWPLAAGGFPFDNIIFGETSLGFGVLLLGAALYLWKRGATALASSRPVEALARVAQPITVFVGGLGLSLLAIAVAGIKYELFAAPAEEPISGAFADHPMVEATFMSLLIALVGLGALAFAVLVNRFRSTGSAGAWARITGWLWSISGVLFLLFGAMNFFTHIGLIVNTM; this is encoded by the coding sequence ATGAACAGCCTTGCGGCCCAGGAGGGCCTGAAGATCGACTGGGCGAACATGCCCACCTACAACACGATCATGGCGGTCGCCGTCGGCGCCGGGCTGATCGGACTCGTCCTGCTCGGCCGCGAGCTCCTGCGCGCGCCGGACGAGGTCGAGCCGGACGGCTGGGCGCTCACCTTCGGTGTCCTCGGCACCGTCCTCACCACGACCGGTCTGCACATGACGCTGACCTGGCCGCTCGCCGCGGGCGGCTTCCCCTTCGACAACATCATCTTCGGAGAGACCAGCCTGGGCTTCGGCGTCCTGCTCCTCGGGGCCGCGCTCTACCTGTGGAAGCGCGGTGCCACCGCGCTGGCCAGCAGCAGGCCGGTCGAGGCGCTGGCCCGGGTCGCCCAGCCGATCACGGTGTTCGTCGGCGGACTCGGCCTGAGCCTGCTCGCGATCGCGGTCGCCGGCATCAAGTACGAGCTGTTCGCCGCCCCCGCCGAGGAGCCCATCTCGGGCGCCTTCGCCGACCACCCGATGGTCGAGGCCACGTTCATGTCCCTGCTGATCGCGCTCGTCGGCCTCGGCGCCCTCGCCTTCGCCGTCCTGGTGAACCGGTTCCGCTCGACCGGCTCGGCCGGCGCCTGGGCCCGCATCACCGGCTGGCTGTGGAGCATCTCGGGCGTGCTCTTCCTGCTGTTCGGCGCGATGAACTTCTTCACCCACATCGGGCTCATCGTCAACACGATGTGA
- a CDS encoding TetR family transcriptional regulator has product MATAPRRTQERSAQRAQAMTEAAARLLIEEGPDAVTHRRVAAAAGVPAGSAGYYFPTRQELYAAAVAAAERVRSAGAAERARSLPRRRRSASATAALLLEVLYAPALDGAVVTRRLQPMLAATADPELHPIMAAARPALLDALREALERCGWAEVAASPDFDLVVRMLDAALLYGAATGDEDPVADAVADVARLLELVRDARPGGG; this is encoded by the coding sequence GTGGCCACCGCCCCCCGACGTACTCAGGAGCGCAGTGCCCAGCGCGCGCAGGCGATGACCGAAGCCGCGGCGCGGCTGCTCATCGAGGAGGGGCCGGACGCGGTCACTCACCGCCGGGTGGCGGCTGCCGCGGGGGTGCCGGCCGGATCGGCCGGCTACTACTTCCCCACCCGCCAGGAGCTGTACGCCGCCGCGGTCGCTGCCGCCGAACGGGTCCGGTCCGCCGGCGCGGCCGAGCGCGCCCGGTCGCTGCCGCGTCGCCGTCGCTCGGCGAGCGCGACCGCGGCCCTGCTCCTCGAGGTGCTCTACGCGCCCGCGCTCGACGGCGCCGTGGTGACCCGCCGGCTGCAGCCGATGCTCGCGGCCACCGCCGACCCCGAGCTGCATCCGATCATGGCCGCCGCCCGACCCGCGCTGCTGGACGCGCTGCGCGAAGCCCTGGAGCGGTGCGGCTGGGCGGAGGTCGCGGCGAGTCCGGACTTCGACCTCGTCGTCCGGATGCTCGACGCCGCACTGCTCTACGGCGCCGCCACCGGCGACGAGGACCCGGTGGCCGACGCCGTCGCCGATGTCGCGCGCCTGCTGGAGCTGGTGCGCGACGCGCGACCCGGCGGGGGCTGA
- a CDS encoding ribbon-helix-helix domain-containing protein: protein MSTQIAIRLPDDMVAFLDRRVAEGRATSRAAIVSAAIEREMRRHAAEQDAQILRARGAGDELDDLVAWSARTVTLED, encoded by the coding sequence GTGAGCACCCAGATCGCCATCCGGCTACCGGACGACATGGTGGCCTTCCTCGATCGCCGGGTCGCCGAGGGCAGGGCCACCAGCCGGGCCGCGATCGTGAGCGCGGCGATCGAACGGGAGATGCGTCGTCACGCCGCAGAGCAGGACGCGCAGATCCTCCGCGCACGAGGCGCCGGCGACGAGCTCGATGACCTGGTCGCCTGGAGTGCCCGCACCGTGACGCTCGAGGACTGA